A genome region from Candidatus Zixiibacteriota bacterium includes the following:
- a CDS encoding OsmC family protein, whose translation MFVIRKASAIWKGDLKSGKGTVSTETHVLNNTPYSFSSRFESGTGTNPEELIGAAHAGCFSMAFSAGLANSGFVPDQVSTTANVHFEKVGDGFKITLIDLECEARVPKIDEAKFQEIAAASKTGCPISKALAATEIKLTAKLLK comes from the coding sequence ATTTTCGTGATTCGTAAAGCATCCGCCATCTGGAAGGGCGATCTCAAGAGCGGCAAAGGGACAGTCTCGACCGAGACACACGTGCTCAATAACACGCCGTATTCGTTCAGCTCGCGTTTCGAGTCGGGTACCGGTACCAATCCGGAGGAACTGATCGGCGCGGCGCACGCGGGATGTTTCTCGATGGCGTTCTCGGCCGGGCTCGCCAACAGCGGCTTTGTGCCCGACCAGGTCAGCACCACTGCCAATGTCCACTTCGAGAAAGTCGGCGACGGCTTCAAGATCACGCTGATCGATCTGGAGTGCGAAGCGCGTGTGCCGAAGATCGACGAGGCCAAGTTTCAGGAAATCGCCGCCGCCTCCAAGACCGGCTGTCCGATTTCGAAAGCGCTGGCCGCGACGGAGATCAAGTTGACGGCGAAGCTGCTGAAGTAG
- a CDS encoding ankyrin repeat domain-containing protein codes for MEATLVKEFVTVAHGNLDAVKQLLAFQPALLNSVWDWGGGDYESGIEGASHVGNREIALYLLEQGARPTMFMAAMLGHLEIVKNFLTAYPALINCKGPHGLSLIHHARKGGEPAQPVLAYLESLGAM; via the coding sequence ATCGAGGCCACGCTGGTCAAGGAGTTCGTTACGGTTGCTCATGGCAATCTGGATGCCGTCAAGCAGCTTCTGGCCTTCCAGCCGGCACTGCTCAACTCCGTTTGGGACTGGGGCGGCGGCGACTATGAAAGCGGGATCGAGGGCGCCTCGCACGTCGGTAATCGCGAAATCGCACTCTATCTGCTCGAGCAAGGCGCGCGGCCGACGATGTTCATGGCGGCGATGCTCGGGCATCTGGAAATCGTGAAGAATTTTCTGACGGCCTATCCGGCGTTGATCAACTGCAAGGGACCGCACGGCCTGTCGCTGATTCATCATGCGCGCAAGGGCGGCGAGCCGGCACAACCAGTACTGGCGTACTTGGAATCGTTGGGAGCCATGTAG